From a single Nicotiana tabacum cultivar K326 chromosome 8, ASM71507v2, whole genome shotgun sequence genomic region:
- the LOC107786918 gene encoding polygalacturonase-like, with protein sequence MANFKTMTCTGVSLLLFFCLIPSCLAYNVVSFGARGDGRTDSTSAFLRAWSAACHSTSQANVYIPRGTYLVRTLNLNGPCRRRIEFRIDGTLIAPTNYHAIGHSEFWIMFYKVSGLSVYGGTMNAKGHGYWSCRKGGKSCPQGARSIQFMWCNNVLLRGLTSLHSQRVHVGIGYSSNVRVENVKIIAPSGSPNTDGIHVQNSRGVTIYGSIIQTGDDCISVGPGSMNLWIEKIGCGPGHGISIGSLGSSYNEAGVANITVTNSVFTKTQNGVRVKSWARPSGGYAKNLMFSNLIMKNVGYPIIIDQNYCPNNNCPHQNSGVKVSQVTYKNVKGTSSTQAAMKFDCSYTNPCTGIRLQDIKLTHNDRLRRPAISYCRNASGRRGGTVTPRSCF encoded by the exons ATGGCCAACTTCAAAACCATGACATGTACCGGTGTTTCTTTGTTGCTCTTCTTTTGTTTAATACCTTCTTGTTTAGCCTACAATGTGGTTAGTTTTGGGGCTAGGGGAGATGGGAGGACAGACTCAACTTCCGCATTTCTTCGCGCTTGGTCTGCTGCCTGCCACTCTACTAGCCAGGCCAATGTGTATATTCCACGAGGAACATATTTGGTAAGAACGTTGAATTTAAACGGCCCTTGCCGGAGAAGAATTGAGTTCCGAATTGACGGTACTCTCATTGCTCCGACCAATTATCACGCAATTGGTCATTCTGAGTTCTGGATTATGTTTTATAAGGTAAGTGGGCTTTCAGTGTATGGAGGAACTATGAACGCCAAGGGTCATGGTTATTGGTCGTGCCGAAAGGGTGGAAAGTCTTGCCCACAAGGAGCTAGG TCAATACAATTTATGTGGTGTAACAATGTACTGTTGAGGGGCTTAACATCACTCCACAGTCAAAGAGTACATGTGGGAATAGGTTACAGCAGCAATGTGAGAGTTGAGAATGTGAAGATAATAGCCCCAAGTGGAAGCCCAAATACTGATGGCATTCATGTACAAAACTCAAGAGGGGTTACCATTTACGGCAGCATCATCCAGACTGGAGATGACTGCATTTCCGTTGGCCCTGGTTCCATGAACTTGTGGATTGAAAAAATTGGATGTGGACCTGGACATGGCATCAG CATAGGAAGTTTGGGGAGTAGTTACAACGAAGCTGGAGTTGCGAATATAACAGTAACAAATTCGGTTTTCACGAAGACACAGAATGGCGTTAGAGTAAAGTCCTGGGCAAGACCAAGTGGTGGCTATGCTAAAAATCTCATGTTCTCAAATCTTATTATGAAGAATGTTGGGTACCCCATAATCATTGACCAAAACTATTGTCCCAATAATAATTGCCCTCatcag AATTCAGGAGTAAAGGTGAGTCAAGTAACATACAAGAATGTGAAAGGGACATCATCCACACAGGCAGCTATGAAATTTGATTGCAGTTATACAAATCCATGCACTGGAATCAGACTGCAAGACATAAAGCTTACTCACAATGATCGCTTAAGAAGGCCTGCAATATCCTACTGTAGAAATGCAAGTGGAAGACGTGGTGGCACAGTCACTCCCAGGAGTTGCTTCTAA